A DNA window from Coffea arabica cultivar ET-39 chromosome 6c, Coffea Arabica ET-39 HiFi, whole genome shotgun sequence contains the following coding sequences:
- the LOC113692428 gene encoding S-adenosylmethionine decarboxylase proenzyme, which translates to MAVSAIGFEGFEKRLEIAFSEPPVFRDPNGQGLRALTRSQLDSILEPACCTIVSQLSNAEFDSYVLSESSLFVFPFKIILKTCGTTKLLLSIPPILKLADSLSLGVNSVKYSRGTFVFQNAQPAPHRTFSEEVAFLNAYFKDGSGYVLSDPNFQNRNWHVYVAQVGPLKSDYPKPVFNLEMCMTGLDGEKAAVFFKTSDGYNQMTKMSGISEIIPSHLVCDYEFEPCGYSMNGIEGSAYSTVHVTPEAGFSYASYESMGLDFGSENLGGLGSLVNRVLRCFGPAEFSVAVTCLGGGDRCGEEHLEFWGGDVEGYRCETGVRQELPGGGCVFYRCFAASRGGKEECRVGTPKSVLHCWEEVAEEGAEVVGIGPVGGGAVVSCPCVGSA; encoded by the coding sequence ATGGCTGTTTCAGCTATTGGTTTCGAAGGCTTTGAGAAACGCCTGGAAATCGCATTCTCGGAGCCACCCGTGTTCAGAGATCCGAATGGGCAGGGCCTTCGGGCCCTGACTCGGTCTCAACTGGACTCCATTCTCGAGCCCGCTTGTTGCACTATAGTTTCCCAGCTATCCAACGCTGAGTTTGACTCGTACGTGCTCTCCGAGTCGAGCTTGTTCGTTTTCCCTTTCAAAATCATCCTCAAAACGTGTGGCACCACCAAATTGCTCCTGTCCATCCCACCAATCCTGAAACTTGCCGACTCGCTCTCACTCGGTGTCAACTCGGTTAAGTACTCGCGTGGGACCTTCGTTTTCCAGAATGCCCAACCTGCCCCTCACCGCACCTTTTCTGAAGAGGTGGCCTTCTTGAACGCTTACTTCAAAGACGGGAGTGGCTACGTCCTCTCCGATCCGAACTTTCAGAATCGCAACTGGCATGTCTACGTGGCACAGGTGGGCCCGCTAAAGTCCGACTATCCGAAGCCCGTGTTTAATTTGGAGATGTGCATGACGGGCTTGGACGGGGAAAAAGCCGCCGTGTTTTTCAAAACATCGGATGGATACAATCAAATGACGAAAATGTCCGGGATTTCTGAGATAATTCCAAGTCACTTGGTATGCGACTACGAATTTGAGCCATGCGGGTACTCCATGAATGGGATTGAGGGCTCAGCTTATTCTACCGTGCACGTGACCCCGGAGGCTGGGTTCAGCTACGCCAGCTATGAATCGATGGGTTTGGACTTCGGGTCGGAGAATCTGGGCGGGTTGGGATCGTTGGTGAATAGGGTGCTGAGGTGTTTCGGACCAGCTGAGTTCAGTGTCGCTGTCACGTGCTTGGGAGGTGGCGACAGATGTGGGGAGGAGCACCTCGAGTTCTGGGGTGGTGACGTGGAGGGGTACAGGTGTGAGACTGGGGTGAGACAAGAGTTGCCAGGTGGCGGCTGTGTGTTCTACCGGTGTTTTGCCGCCTCCAGGGGAGGAAAAGAGGAGTGTAGAGTGGGGACCCCGAAATCTGTTTTGCATTGCTGGGAGGAAGTGGCGGAGGAAGGGGCGGAGGTGGTGGGGATTGGACCTGTAGGTGGTGGTGCGGTGGTGTCCTGCCCGTGTGTGGGGTCTGCTTAG